One Nicotiana tabacum cultivar K326 chromosome 23, ASM71507v2, whole genome shotgun sequence genomic window, tgcatgggcctgggccaccggacccggatcgactaaaattttgtcggaccaTAAATAATGAcataaggaataatagtcactgcgtcgccataatcgttcctcattttttggcgttttaggaccataaaactagTATTCTGCCTGGTTCCAAGACTTTcacgtgctatagcccacgcctgcTACATGGGTGTGGGCCACCGGATCCGgaccacctaaaattttgctgaactatcaaaaactacctaaggaataatagtcaccgtctctttatgaccgttcctcgtttgtggCGTTTTAGTGCCATAAAACTTAAATTTCGTCAGATCCCCAGATTTTCatgtattatagcccacgcctttggCATGGGCCCGAGCTACCTAAAATTTTATCGAACcgtaaaaaatgacctaaggaacaatattcattacctcgccatgaccgttactcattttttgatgttttagggccataaaatttgaatttcatctgattcccatattttcatttactatagcccacaccttctgcatgGGTCCGGGCCACCGAACCCGAACATCCTAAAATTCTGTCGGACCATTAAAACGGCCGatggaactatagtcaccgcatcgccatgaccgttacttattttttggcattttagggccataaaactggaatttcacccgattttcagattttcgtgtgctatagcccacaccttttgCAAGGGCCCGGGCCACTAGACCCAGaatgcctaaaattttgccggaccaTAAAGAGCGACctatggaacaatagtcactgcctcgccataaCGTTTCTCATTtgttggcattttagggccataaaactggaatttcgcctgattcccaaattttcgcgTGCTATAGGCCACTCCTTGTGCATGGGCTCAGGCCACCGGAcctggaccgcctaaaattttgtcggaccaTCAAAAAATACCTAAGGAACAACAATCACCGCCTCGCCGTGACCGTTACTCGTGTTTTGGctttttagggctataaaactgaaattcgacccgattcccaaattttcatgtgctatatcccacatcttttgcatgggcccgggccactggacccagaccgcctaaaattttgtcggaccaTAAAAAACGaactaaggaactatagtcattgccttgccatgaccattcctcatttttggagttttaaggccataaaacttgaattccgcctgattcccaaatttttatgtgctatattCCACGCCTTCAACTTGGGCCCAGGCCACCAGACCCAGACCGTCTAAAATTTTGTCGGGCTATCAAAAATGAACtgaggaacaatagtcaccgcctcgctatgatcgttcctcgtattttagcgttttagggccataaaactttaattctgctcgattcctattttttcgtgtgctatagcccacgccttataTATggcccgggccaccggactcggacTGCCAAAAAATATTGCCggaccatcaaaaacgacctaagaaacaatagtcactgcctcgccatgatcgttactcattttttggcgttttaggaccataaaactagaattacgcgtgattctctaatttttgtgtgcgccttctgcatgggcccgggccagcggacccggaccgcctaaaattttgtcggaccaTAAAAAAATAACCTATGTAATAATAGTCATTGCCTgattattattccttaggtcattttcgactattattccttaggtcatttttatggtccACAAACTTTAGTAGATTCAGAGCCGGTCGCTAGAATTCATACAGATTGCGTGGATTACATCAtaagaaaatctaggaatcgtctTGAATTCCTATATTttagccctaaaacgccaaaaatgaggaatggtcatggggAAGTGATGATTATTATTCATTAGATTATTTTTATGGGctcgtaaaattttaggcgattcggatccggtctcccgaattcatgcagatggcgtagactatagcacacgaaaatctgaaaaTCGTCTGGAATTCGTGTTTATGgcactaaaatgccaaaaaatgaggaacagtcatggcgaagcaatgactattgttcattaggtcatttttatgagctctcaaaattttaggagattcgaaGTCGGTCGCCTGAATTCATGCATATGGTGTGGACGTACATGAAAATTTGGAAATCGTCCTAAATTGttgttttatggctctaaaaagtcaaaaagaaggAACGGTCATTGCGaaacgatgactattgttcattaggtcattttatgggcccgtaaaattttaggaGTTTCGGGACCGGACGCACTAATATGCAGATGGCAGCAAAAGAAAATTCGAGAATCgtcttgaattcctgttttatgaccctaaaatgccaaaaaatgaagaacggtctgaaaattgttcattaggtcatttttatggggccattaaattttaggagattcgggccTGGTttcccgaattcatgcagatggcgtggactatagcatacTAAAATTCgggaatcgtcctgaattcctCTTTTATGGttctaaaacgcaaaaaatgaggaactgtcatggcaaAGTGATGACTGTTATTCATTAGGTAGTTTTTGGTGGGCacaaaaaattttaggagattcggagccggttgcccgaattcatgcagatggcatggactatagcacacgaaaatctagggatcgtcctgaattcctgttttatggccctaaaacgccaaaaaatgagaaacggttaTGACCAAGatatgactattgttcattagatcgTTTTATATGGGCCCACAAAATTTAAGAATATTCGGAgacggtcgcccgaattcatgctgATGGCGTGGACtggcacacgaaaatctgggaatcgtcctgaattcctgttttatggtcctaaaacgccgaaaaataaggaacgatcatagcgaaacgatgactattgttcattaggttttTTTTTATGTGCCCGTAAATTTTTAGTAAATTCGTGCTAGCCAAAATCTCTATCCAGCCCCAAAGACTTAAATCTAGTAATAAGAACCACATGATGTATGCATTAGATGTACATTACGGGTCCGAACTCTACAATAGACAAAACTCTGTAGTTAAGTAAAGAATGATTAAGAGTAGCCAACAACTATCAATCATCGAGTTTCTAGCAGTACTTAATGGTATGATCAGTGGTCAAGTGAGCACAGTTATTTGTAGGAGTGTTGGTCGGTACGGTACAATATTTAGACATTTTGATttggtattttcggtattcgatttcttaaaatgcaatatcaataccgtacctaattaaattcggtatggtttgGTTTTTCTCttttcggtttcggtttggtaacttcgatttattcggtttgaatactaactagtgcatagaagCACATACTGTAATATTctaaattaaagtactcaaaaatacaaaactaaaaatatttgttgacaaaagttttgtctAAAACTAGCAAATATCAACCCAGAGAGAGAAAACtatatataaatgaataaatttgatcattagaaatgtcttgttactttTTAGAGTTAActgatgaacttagagaataaagaaaagtaaaattttaaatttttatatttatgttataactaataatatgtgtattgtgtaatataatatatatttcggtacggtatcggtatttcggtattttattttaaaataccaaatactatacctaataccaatattttttaaaacttaaaccaaataccaaaatattgAATACCAAATATTAAAATTTTCGATTTCGATACGATAATTCAATATTTACCAAATTATACACCGTCCTTGATAGGTGCAGCTGCACAGCGAAATAACACAAACTAGCATGGACACATCCGTCATACAAAAAAAAACTGACGCTACCTAAAAataatcttatttattatttcctTTCTAATTTTCCAAAGGATgcaaattaaatataaaaaaataacgaCACGTGTGTCTCAATTATTAATCTAGTACTAGTACAACCCTAGAGAATTCTTCTATAATAAAGAGTGACACGTTCAGTACGTGTTCTACTCATCTTCAACAAACATCTTCAGTGATTTGAGTTTCTTCCTTAAACTGTAAAAATGGAAACTAAGCCTACAGAAATCAGCAGCTCCAAGATGTTTGGAGGTTACAACAAGAGATACAAACACTTCAGCCCAACACTTGGTTGTTCTATGAATTTCCACATCTTTTTCCCCCCTCCTACTTCCCCTTCTCACAAGTTCCCTGTAAGTTTTCCACTTTTTTATCCATTTTTTCAAGAACCCGTTTTTGAATTATCGATAAATTTATTAACAACCATCTTGGATTTATGGGTTTTAGTTGCAAAGTTTCATTTTTTAAAGCTCAATATTGGAGTAAGATGGGCCAAATGTGCCTGAATTGAACAGTATGATAGTAAATGATTTATGTGACTGACCTCTAGGATAATTCTTGCTGAATAGAATCATCTTTTAACTACCCATTGATTAATTAGCAGCTAGGATTTATGGGTTTTACTTGCAAAAATTCATTGCTCTTAATTTATATTCTCAGTCTTTTTGTTGCTTTCCTCcggagggtctttcggaaacagtctctctcccttcttgaaggtaggggtaaggtcacATACTATCCTCCCCCAAATCCCACAAGATCCTCCCCAAATCCCAcaagaccccacttgtgggattacaccgattctgttgttgttgttgttagccTTTTTGTTGCTTTGTTGCACTAGTCAATGTCTTTGATTGATCTCTTCTTGTTACCTTATCAAGTGAATTCTTTTGTTAGTCtgttcttttttcttgtttttttgtaTTTCGTCCAAATTTTTCTGACGGGTTTTGACAGGAGATgtagtttaagaaagaaagaaggatttttaCAGACAGTTGTGTTGTTATAAATCATCTTATTAATTGTAAAATGtgaattttaaagttaaattgcttCTCAATATGGAAATGTGTCATTCCTTTTGGATAGACGAAAAAGGAAAGTGTGTTGCATAAATTACGACATCGGTAGTAAGGTTTTTGCTAGTGTATTATTTAGCTCAGAATTGGACTGAAATGGGCTTAAATAGAATGGAATGATTATTAAATGATTTATGTGACCGACCCCAACTAGCTTGTATTGAGGCGTAGTTGATTGATTGAATGTGTTCTTGATCCATTCACTTGGAATCAGTTTGATGTTTGTTTTTCTCCATTTGTTAAGTGGTAGGAGTGTATTTACAATTATTTTATGTGGTGCTATGTTAGCTGATGCCACATTGATTTTGTTTCATTGATGGACCTGTTTTATGTTGGTTATGAGTGTAATCATATTGGTTAGCTATGTTTACGGATGTTGTATGGCTGCACCAATTTTTAGGTTCTTTACTGGCTCTCTGGCTTAACTTGCACGGACGAGAACTTTATAGCTAAATCTGGTGCTCAACGTGCTGCTTCAAATGAGGGTGTTGCGCTGATTGTTCCTGATACATCTCCAAGTGAGCTTCTTGGCTTATTTGAAGTGTTTATTGGCTTTTAAGCACTTTTCTAGTTTTTGTGGTGTTTGGCAATgataaaaagtgcttaaaagcacttacGTTTAGGcatgaaaagtacaaaaataagccATTACCAACTTTTGGCTTTTGGTTTTTAGCTTATAAGCTACTTTTTAAAagtcaatccaaacaccctctaaatCACTATATGATAGAGGTCATTCATTTTCTAACACTAATATCTTTTAGATGATGCTATACTTTTATTTGTGATTGTCAATGAATACAAATTTAAAGTTCTTACCTGGTTATTACATGTTTTGAAGCTTGTCAAGGTAATACAGAATTTGACTATACATGAATactcggaaaagaaaaaaaacagaagCATTACTTTTACTTAAAATGTAATGCATTTATCCTGCTATTAAAATTGACTTTTGTTATGTTAAAGTTCATAGTGGAGCATGAGCATCAATAAGCTGCACTTGACCTAGAAGAAGTGTGTGCTCCATCTCCCGCTCTTTGCTTAATTCCCATTGGGCTTTTTTTTGGGCGTTTTTCACCTTTTGATTTTCTTAAAACGTTGTAGTTAAACTTTCCACATAAACTGGGAGGACTGGGGGTTTTACAAAAGAAGTGCTTATTtctctttaaaaaaaatgtttatttcttttccctatatttctttaaaaaaaaagaatcttggATATTGTTGAACAAATATTTGTCTAAATATGGATGTTCTGAGCTTATGCCTAAGAATGATGTAGTGCTTTGACCAGATTTGTTGCTTGTTGCATCTAAGCTGTTAGATGAACAAGTCAACAGGGAATCATATCCTATTGAGAAACCCATTTTATTTTGTGTTATAGTATGTTTAGTCAGATAAAATCTATTGGTGAAATGTAAATTTGGATCTTTGAGACCTACGCTTTGTGCTAGTTAAGAAATTACATTTGTGAGGAACGGGATCATGCCATCCTAGTTTAGATGGTGGGGCCCAAGGGGTGGATTGTTGAGTATACACCATGTAGTCATATCACTTTTGTGCTGGAGTTCACCTGTCCTGAGCAGCAGACTATGTAATGAATCACAGAGCAGTAGATGTAGTCCTGTTGCAATTTAAACCTTATTAGTCAACTAGGCAAATCTTGAGTTAGGTGATGAGGCTGCAAGCTCtcatatatgtatgtgtgtgtgtaacTAAAACTTAGCCTTCTATGTGATGGTAATTATCTTAATCAAGCTATTCTTATTTCTTACTTTTGTACATATGGGCTATAAATCTAACTTGGTATTGCCTGTTCTTATTACAGGAGGCCTGAATGTGGAAGGAGAGTCAGACAGCTGGGACTTCGGTGTAGGTATGTGAAAAATATGTGTCCTTATCGATATATATAAATGATTGACAGGAAGTACATACTTATAAAGAGTTTGACATCTGACGACCACACGGACCATGTTGGAGTTTCAAGGCTTACCTTATGATATGTTTCTTCATGTCTGCTCTACATGTTTTCCATTGATGAATCAGTGATGGGGATAGTAATATGGACAATTTGATTTGTTCGCATATATTAGAACTCCCGCCAATATGATTTATATGCTTCCAAATCCTGTATTTTTCCCCTTCGTTCCCAAAGTTcaagggaaaaaaaaaaaaaaatactactaGAAACTAACAAGAACGGCTTGTCTTGGTGTGGACAGCTTTTGGCCTATATTGGTTATTGATGCCAACATCTCTCTTTGTGCCAAAATTTGTGGTTACTTAAACTAAAAGACCTCTAGAATCCTCACCTATAAGATCAAGCATGAAAATGCAATAGGATCACTTGTCATGATTCATGCAACTTCCACTTGTACTGATATTTTGATGTCATTGCATCTTGTAGCCTGTTGAccgaacttttccttttcttaATCAATTTCGTTACTCTTCTACTAAGGCTTAGGCTTGTTTACATCTTGTATTGTCTTTTCTGATGTACTTTTTTGTTCCCAATATGAACTTAACATTTGCAACCCGAAGAAGCTTGACTTGCGATATTATGTGTAACACTGGGAATAAAGGGTTCTAATTTCCTTAGAGAAAAGTGCCTCACATTTCCTTTTAAAATGCTGTTATGCTCCATTCGGGAAATAATGGTCAACCATACTATCCCTTAATTTTCTTACACTTGAATTACTTTTTCAGAAGGAATGGGTTATTTGCAGTGCCATCTAAGTTTATGATAACTCTTAGCTGAGATGCTTTGTCTAAATTTTCATAAGCTAAATTCGGCAACGTATGAGAAacttcaaatttattttttggaATAGGTGCTGGTTTCTATCTAAATGCTACACAAGAGAAATGGAAGAACTGGAGGATGTATGACTATGTGGTCAAGGAATTGCCGACACTTCTTCTTGAAAACTTTCCAGAACTTGATACATCACGCGCATCTATCTTCGGTCACTCTATGGGTGGGCATGGAGCGCTGACAGTGTACCTGAAAAACCTGGATAAATATAAGGTAGTTCTCTGTGAAAATTATGTCTCTACACATGAACTGAATTTTTGCCAGCAGCTGACTGATTTTATTTGCCGCTGAATCCTAAggtttgaaattttgaatattTAAAGCTTCTTAAGACCTTTAGTTTTCATATGAATTCATGTGAGCATTCACACGTAGCATTTTGCTTGTTTTCTTTCCAGTCAGTATCTGCTTTTGCTCCTATTACAAATCCGATCAACTGTCCCTGGGGCCTGAAGGCTTTCACAAACTACTTGGGTGAAAATAAAGCTGATTGGGAGGTATGGTCTTCAAGTTTTGCTGCGTAAAATTAGACATTCTTGATGTGTCTTCATCTTATTGGGATGTTAAATTCTGAATATGCAGGAATATGATGCTACCTGTCTTGTATCAAGGTTTAACAATGTCTCTGCTACCATTCTTATTGATCAGGTACGGCTAAATCTCTAATATAACAGATGATTTTCTCGAATTGAGCCTTTGAGTAGTTTGTTGTTAAAATGTATCTCTATCTTCTATTTACAAAGTTATCAAGGGACATGAGCTTCCTGCAGTTGGTCATAGGCTTTAATGAGTACAATTGGGAATAGCATCTTGCTCAATTCTGTTGCGTGGAAGTCTTCCACCTTTACAAGTCTATTGAAAAAGAAAGGTCTTCCATGTCTATGTAGGACACCATTTGATGTATTATATAGTCTGCTCTCTGTTTGCAATAGTAGAATAGAATGATTCCTAGATAGCTCGTTATACGTCCTATATTTCCTATGAAGATATGACCTAACATACTTCTCAATTTATTTGAACTTCTGATTGTTTTATATTGTAGGGAGGGGATGACAAATTCTTGAAAGATCAATTGCTCCCACATAAATTTGAGGCGGCATGCAGAAAGGTTGGCGTTCCTTTGCTGGTGCGGTTGCAACCTGGTTATGATCACTCTTACTATTTCATTGCcaccttcattgatgatcacATTCGTCATCATGCCCAAGCCCTTAAGCTTTGATTTGGTTAAGCTTCTACTTCTGCTGAAGATTTTCTGGAAATGTAACGAGGGACAACTTAAGCAAGTTAATAGTGGTGCACTTTTCGTGTGGCAGGAAGTATGTTGAGGTACTTAATGAGTCTTTCCTGTTACTCTTGTTACAGTTTTTTCATTTGCTATAACTCATCAGTGGGCTGATGTAGTAGAGTTAATGATGTAGTATAAGTCTATCAAGTTTAGTGAATAGTGCAAATCCATCCtcttaaagctttaaaattttgATGTGGTCCAAGAACATCGAgtgcggaaccaaaatgtggttcttttggactcaaagaaccaAAATGCGTGGAAAAAACAATAGTGACCATAATATATATAACGCTCTAATAtaaggcgctataccttaacggccgtttgtccgttaaggtatagcgccttaTATTAAGACGTTATATTTGAACTCAAACGAGCGGGAAGGTGTAGCGTCCTAACATAAGGCGCTATAGTATAACGCCTTC contains:
- the LOC107783972 gene encoding S-formylglutathione hydrolase produces the protein METKPTEISSSKMFGGYNKRYKHFSPTLGCSMNFHIFFPPPTSPSHKFPVLYWLSGLTCTDENFIAKSGAQRAASNEGVALIVPDTSPRGLNVEGESDSWDFGVGAGFYLNATQEKWKNWRMYDYVVKELPTLLLENFPELDTSRASIFGHSMGGHGALTVYLKNLDKYKSVSAFAPITNPINCPWGLKAFTNYLGENKADWEEYDATCLVSRFNNVSATILIDQGGDDKFLKDQLLPHKFEAACRKVGVPLLVRLQPGYDHSYYFIATFIDDHIRHHAQALKL